The following coding sequences are from one Psychrobacter sp. AH5 window:
- a CDS encoding adenylosuccinate synthase has translation MGKNVVVLGSQWGDEGKGKIVDLLTEKASAVARFQGGHNAGHTLVVDGKTTVLHLIPSGILREGVTCFIGNGVVLAPDALLKEMKELEDNDVPVRERLRISPNCPLIMPYHVALDQAREAKRGSGKIGTTGRGIGPAYEDKVARRAIKLADLFRDDLEEKLRNLIEYHNFQLTQYYKVDAIDFDETYQLCQQWKAEITGMVCDVTEELNQLRLAGKNLMFEGAQGTLLDIDHGTYPFVTSSSVTAGGVSTGTGIGPLYLDYVLGITKAYTTRVGSGPFPTELFDDVGAHLAKVGHEFGATTGRARRCGWFDAEALRRAVVLNSLSGICLTKLDVLDGLEELLIGVGYNLPETECAGAHDAEFYESVTPKYETLQGWSESTVGITNYDDLPENAKIYIKRIEELINCPVDIISTGPDREETIVLRDPYDA, from the coding sequence ATGGGTAAGAATGTCGTAGTTTTAGGGAGCCAATGGGGCGATGAGGGTAAAGGTAAAATCGTCGATTTGCTTACCGAAAAAGCTTCAGCCGTTGCGCGTTTTCAAGGCGGCCACAATGCGGGACATACGCTAGTCGTTGACGGCAAAACCACCGTACTACATTTGATCCCGTCTGGCATTTTGCGTGAAGGCGTGACTTGCTTTATCGGTAATGGGGTAGTGCTAGCTCCTGATGCACTGCTCAAAGAGATGAAAGAGCTTGAGGACAATGATGTGCCCGTCCGTGAGCGTCTACGTATCTCACCAAATTGCCCGCTGATTATGCCTTATCACGTGGCACTAGACCAAGCGCGTGAAGCCAAGCGTGGTAGCGGTAAAATCGGTACGACGGGCCGCGGTATTGGCCCCGCCTATGAAGATAAAGTCGCCCGCCGTGCTATCAAATTAGCCGATCTGTTCCGTGATGATCTAGAAGAGAAACTACGTAACCTTATCGAATACCACAACTTCCAATTGACTCAGTATTATAAAGTAGATGCCATCGATTTTGATGAGACTTATCAGCTTTGCCAACAGTGGAAGGCGGAGATCACTGGTATGGTTTGTGATGTCACCGAAGAGCTGAACCAATTGCGTTTGGCTGGCAAGAATTTGATGTTTGAAGGCGCGCAAGGTACGCTTCTAGATATCGATCATGGTACTTATCCGTTTGTGACCAGCTCAAGTGTTACCGCAGGCGGGGTGTCTACGGGTACTGGTATTGGCCCATTATACTTAGATTATGTATTAGGTATCACTAAAGCCTACACCACGCGCGTCGGTAGTGGTCCGTTTCCAACAGAATTATTTGACGATGTTGGCGCGCATTTGGCTAAAGTCGGTCATGAGTTTGGCGCAACGACTGGTCGTGCTCGTCGCTGTGGTTGGTTCGATGCTGAAGCATTACGCCGCGCGGTGGTGCTCAACTCATTATCTGGTATTTGCTTAACAAAGCTTGACGTATTAGATGGTCTAGAAGAGCTACTTATCGGTGTCGGTTATAATCTGCCAGAGACAGAGTGTGCAGGCGCTCATGATGCTGAGTTTTATGAGTCAGTAACGCCAAAATATGAGACGCTACAAGGGTGGAGCGAGTCTACCGTTGGTATCACAAACTATGATGATTTGCCAGAAAATGCCAAGATTTATATCAAGCGTATCGAAGAGCTGATCAATTGCCCAGTCGATATTATCTCAACCGGTCCTGATCGTGAAGAGACTATCGTGCTGCGTGATCCGTATGATGCATAA
- a CDS encoding ATP phosphoribosyltransferase regulatory subunit, with the protein MSVSSDSTSFAQASAEAPVATQQHNNNKNNQQAMSNTLPFLSNYAAEVANNWLLPDGVADVLFEEAQKQEVLRHQLTQQLITHGYKLVCPPLIEYTESLLSDASEDLKRQTFKIIDQLTGRLMGLRADITPQILRIDAQHGEGVARYCYAGHVIHTLPSGLFGSRTPLQLGAEIFGCDDLKADIELIDVLFTMVNGLKLKASLHIDLGHVAIFKRLAQLAKLSDSDTDQLMNLYANKNLPELKRISQTLPMGEDFYALARFGHNMDSLLAKLSASAKQDKQIATAADELQRLATHLQQQWQCQVSIDITELSGYHYHTGIVFNGYINSETQPLVRGGRFDGMQSQDSQLIQNQPPRAATGFSMDISRLLAHIELASAPVVIVDYSAMTDADDNQNQALQQQIDQYRQQGYRVTVPLNIEDSPAGVTHRLSLIDEQWQLSTI; encoded by the coding sequence GTGTCTGTCAGTTCTGATTCTACTAGTTTTGCTCAAGCCTCTGCTGAAGCCCCAGTCGCTACTCAGCAGCATAATAATAATAAAAATAATCAGCAAGCGATGAGTAATACCCTGCCTTTTTTGAGTAATTATGCTGCCGAAGTCGCTAATAATTGGTTACTACCGGATGGGGTCGCTGATGTCTTATTTGAGGAGGCACAAAAACAAGAGGTGCTTCGTCATCAGCTCACTCAGCAGCTTATTACTCATGGTTATAAGCTGGTTTGTCCGCCGCTTATTGAGTATACCGAGTCCTTATTGAGTGACGCCTCAGAAGATCTTAAGCGTCAGACCTTTAAGATTATCGATCAGCTCACCGGTCGCTTGATGGGCTTGCGTGCTGATATAACGCCGCAAATCTTGCGTATTGATGCTCAGCACGGCGAGGGCGTGGCGCGTTATTGTTATGCCGGTCACGTGATTCATACCCTGCCTTCAGGGCTGTTTGGCTCACGCACGCCGCTACAGTTAGGGGCTGAGATCTTTGGCTGTGATGATCTAAAGGCAGATATTGAGCTAATAGATGTACTATTTACTATGGTCAATGGTCTAAAGCTCAAAGCTAGTTTGCATATTGATTTGGGTCACGTCGCGATATTTAAGCGCTTAGCGCAATTGGCTAAGCTCTCTGATAGTGATACCGATCAGCTGATGAATTTATACGCTAATAAGAATTTGCCTGAGCTCAAACGCATTAGCCAAACCCTACCAATGGGTGAGGACTTTTATGCTTTAGCGCGTTTTGGTCACAACATGGATAGCTTATTAGCTAAGCTCTCAGCTAGCGCTAAGCAAGATAAGCAAATCGCTACCGCCGCTGATGAATTACAGCGTTTGGCTACTCACTTACAGCAGCAGTGGCAGTGTCAGGTTAGCATCGATATCACGGAGCTTTCAGGCTATCATTATCATACCGGTATTGTCTTTAATGGCTATATCAATAGTGAGACTCAGCCGCTAGTGCGTGGTGGCCGTTTTGATGGCATGCAAAGTCAAGATAGCCAATTAATCCAAAACCAGCCGCCACGTGCTGCTACTGGTTTTAGTATGGATATCAGTCGTCTGCTTGCGCATATCGAGCTTGCAAGCGCGCCAGTAGTGATTGTCGATTATAGTGCTATGACAGATGCTGATGATAATCAAAATCAGGCGTTGCAACAACAAATTGATCAATACCGTCAGCAAGGTTATCGGGTCACGGTGCCGTTAAATATTGAGGATAGTCCAGCTGGGGTCACTCATCGTCTCAGTCTCATCGATGAGCAGTGGCAATTATCTACTATCTAA
- a CDS encoding DUF2237 domain-containing protein, giving the protein MSTNYHPNPAINQTNVLGTALASCCFDPITGYYRNGFCHTGNQDVGQHTVCAKMTSEFLNFSASRGNDLITPLPEYNFAGLKPGDYWCICALRWVEALDFDIAPMIKLEACHESLLTLVDIETLKRYAL; this is encoded by the coding sequence ATGTCGACTAATTATCATCCAAATCCTGCTATCAACCAAACTAACGTCTTAGGGACAGCGCTTGCTAGCTGCTGCTTTGACCCTATCACTGGCTACTATCGCAACGGCTTTTGTCATACTGGCAATCAAGATGTCGGACAGCATACGGTTTGCGCCAAAATGACAAGTGAGTTTTTGAATTTCTCAGCCAGTCGCGGCAATGATTTAATCACCCCTCTACCTGAGTATAATTTTGCTGGCTTAAAACCGGGCGATTATTGGTGTATTTGTGCGCTGCGCTGGGTGGAGGCGCTTGATTTCGATATTGCGCCGATGATTAAGTTAGAGGCCTGTCACGAGAGCTTATTAACTCTAGTCGATATCGAAACGCTAAAGCGTTATGCCTTATAG
- the corA gene encoding magnesium/cobalt transporter CorA yields MDRDEDLLVKTTTRITADTNIDNLYANNEEERSYLVDDDSYIYGDAEATVEDTIETMTVYDPEAERYEEIEPFSADEVVNCYAYSRKTGEQLDEVKLGDVSKALTNNNKFIWLGLYEPSLQTMAKVQSAFDLHELAIEDAFNDYQRAKVENYDNDTIFVVIRTAKLEDNVIRYGTTAVFMGKNYLITIRNGPSNSYAPVRDHCRRRPEKLRMGPIFVLHAILDFIVDNYMPVTDRLGNYLREQERNIFTYEFNKTTLRNLYELKSQLVHMRAVILPVQDICSFFINHKKSDLVASFSQAARPYFRDVNDHLLHSLDAINGLNEMLSVVMNTYMAMVNMGQNEVVRKLAAWAGILAVPTAIAGIYGMNFDFMPELHWQYSYLVIMAIIISLCGFLYYNFKRLGWL; encoded by the coding sequence ATGGATCGCGATGAAGACCTACTAGTCAAGACCACCACTCGTATTACCGCTGATACCAATATCGACAACCTCTATGCCAACAATGAGGAGGAGCGCTCGTACTTGGTCGATGATGACAGTTACATCTATGGTGATGCTGAGGCTACCGTCGAAGATACTATAGAGACTATGACCGTCTACGATCCTGAGGCTGAGCGTTACGAAGAGATTGAGCCCTTTAGCGCTGATGAGGTAGTCAATTGCTATGCTTATTCGCGTAAAACAGGCGAACAGCTCGACGAGGTAAAATTAGGCGATGTCAGTAAAGCGCTGACTAATAATAATAAGTTTATTTGGCTAGGACTTTATGAGCCAAGCTTGCAAACTATGGCTAAGGTGCAAAGCGCTTTTGATCTGCATGAGCTGGCCATTGAAGATGCTTTTAACGATTATCAACGCGCTAAAGTTGAGAACTATGACAATGACACTATCTTTGTGGTTATTCGTACTGCAAAGCTTGAGGACAATGTCATTCGTTATGGCACTACTGCTGTCTTTATGGGTAAAAACTATCTGATTACTATTCGTAACGGCCCTTCAAACTCTTATGCCCCAGTTCGTGATCATTGCCGTCGTCGCCCTGAAAAGCTGCGTATGGGGCCCATCTTTGTACTACACGCCATTCTTGATTTTATCGTTGATAACTATATGCCTGTGACCGATCGTTTAGGCAATTATCTGCGTGAGCAAGAGCGCAATATTTTTACTTACGAATTTAATAAAACCACGCTGCGTAACTTGTATGAGCTAAAATCACAGCTGGTACATATGCGCGCGGTGATTTTGCCCGTACAAGACATCTGTAGCTTTTTTATTAATCACAAAAAGAGTGATTTAGTCGCCTCATTTTCTCAAGCGGCACGGCCTTATTTTAGAGATGTCAACGACCATTTGCTACATTCACTAGACGCTATTAACGGTCTAAATGAGATGTTAAGTGTGGTCATGAATACTTATATGGCTATGGTCAATATGGGACAGAATGAGGTGGTCAGAAAGCTTGCCGCTTGGGCAGGTATTTTGGCAGTACCTACGGCGATAGCAGGTATCTATGGCATGAACTTTGACTTTATGCCAGAGCTGCATTGGCAGTACTCTTACTTAGTCATCATGGCAATCATCATCTCACTTTGCGGATTTTTATATTACAACTTTAAGCGTTTAGGCTGGTTGTAG
- the folD gene encoding bifunctional methylenetetrahydrofolate dehydrogenase/methenyltetrahydrofolate cyclohydrolase FolD, whose product MSSSSNINESSTEQNSATVLDGKALAKQIEQSLSQRVAAIKNKTGRTPSLATILVGADPASATYVRMKGNACTRVGMDSIKVEMASETTTEQLKAKIDELNSNPDVHGILLQHPVPSHIDERACFEQIDLAKDVDGVTCLGFGRMSMGETAFGSCTPQGIMHLLEHYGIELSGKQAVVVGRSPILGKPMAMMLLNANCTVTICHSKTEDLQAHIERADIVVGAVGVPELIKADWIKQGAVVVDAGFHPTDNGGVGDIELTGIESIASAYTPVPGGVGPMTINTLIRQTVEAAEKAAGL is encoded by the coding sequence ATGTCTAGTTCGTCAAACATCAACGAGTCGTCAACGGAACAAAATTCTGCTACTGTTTTGGACGGTAAGGCGCTTGCCAAACAGATAGAGCAATCACTAAGCCAAAGGGTAGCGGCCATCAAAAATAAGACCGGGCGTACGCCAAGCCTTGCGACAATTTTGGTTGGTGCTGATCCAGCTTCAGCGACTTATGTACGTATGAAGGGCAACGCTTGCACACGCGTGGGTATGGACTCTATCAAAGTTGAGATGGCATCTGAGACCACCACCGAGCAGCTAAAAGCTAAGATTGATGAGCTCAATAGTAATCCAGATGTACATGGTATTTTGCTCCAGCATCCGGTGCCAAGCCACATTGACGAACGCGCTTGCTTTGAGCAAATTGATCTGGCAAAAGATGTCGATGGCGTGACTTGTTTGGGCTTTGGACGCATGAGTATGGGGGAGACAGCTTTCGGCTCTTGTACGCCGCAGGGCATCATGCATCTGCTAGAGCATTACGGTATTGAGCTATCGGGTAAGCAGGCGGTCGTCGTTGGTCGTAGTCCAATCTTAGGAAAGCCTATGGCCATGATGCTGCTCAATGCCAACTGTACCGTAACGATTTGCCACTCAAAAACCGAAGATCTACAAGCTCACATTGAGCGCGCTGATATTGTCGTCGGGGCAGTAGGCGTGCCTGAGCTCATTAAAGCCGATTGGATCAAACAAGGCGCAGTAGTCGTCGATGCAGGCTTCCATCCTACGGATAATGGCGGCGTCGGTGATATAGAGCTGACGGGTATTGAAAGTATCGCTAGTGCTTATACGCCAGTACCGGGCGGCGTGGGACCGATGACAATCAATACGCTTATTCGCCAAACGGTTGAGGCAGCGGAAAAGGCGGCGGGCTTGTAA
- a CDS encoding sodium:solute symporter family protein — protein MFQFSALTVILLLLAFYGGTYLLSLLIKKDKESTTGFMVAGHGVGFGMGAASMTATWIWAASFYAAATSVYKYGISGPIHYGFWGALMILFIYPFGMRFRELAPNGHTLGELIHARHGSSSQLILAISNIMGSLISLMVNFTAAGALVSVLSPLSFQTGVLIAGIGVLSYTLTSGFRASVFTDFAQLVALMAIGVVIIPAVLFSMGGPEVMVSELSNLTLEQQDIFSSEAFLNQGAPFFVAVLAYAIGNQTITQRLFAIDKTKIKATFVTATVGYAGIVIGLGMIGLMALTIGIEPLNGDMNNLIPQMVSSYLHPIFIALFFILVIGSLSSTADSDLSALSTIMMADVYGKNIAKKGQAKPKTMMLVGRGTMIVATVAGLIFASFKLDILVMLVFVGALWGAVVFPVIASVFWDRVTNAAFTSAVIVALIFFCIARFELIPITGISALFFETMASVGAAVVIGLMVFGFLGRKAGMGAALITLILMLIFATGFLRDYMVLVASLTAYGVSAIVCTLVSLMSNERFEFDLIKQRVGDYDKKAKLPQPSKS, from the coding sequence TTGTTTCAGTTTTCAGCGTTAACCGTTATTTTATTACTTTTAGCTTTTTATGGAGGGACTTACCTTCTATCGTTATTAATCAAAAAAGACAAGGAGTCGACCACAGGTTTTATGGTAGCCGGTCATGGCGTAGGCTTTGGTATGGGCGCGGCTAGTATGACGGCCACTTGGATTTGGGCGGCCTCTTTTTATGCTGCGGCAACCTCCGTTTATAAATACGGTATATCCGGTCCGATTCATTACGGCTTTTGGGGCGCACTGATGATTTTATTCATCTACCCCTTTGGGATGCGCTTTCGCGAACTGGCTCCAAACGGTCACACTTTAGGCGAGCTGATACACGCCCGCCATGGCTCATCAAGCCAATTGATTTTAGCCATATCTAATATTATGGGCAGCTTAATTAGCTTGATGGTCAATTTTACCGCTGCAGGTGCTTTAGTATCGGTATTATCGCCTTTGTCTTTTCAGACTGGGGTACTTATCGCTGGTATCGGTGTATTGAGTTATACCTTAACCTCCGGCTTCAGGGCTTCGGTGTTTACCGACTTTGCTCAGCTTGTCGCCTTAATGGCTATCGGCGTGGTCATTATTCCAGCGGTATTATTCTCTATGGGTGGTCCTGAAGTGATGGTCAGCGAGCTGTCTAATTTAACCTTAGAGCAGCAAGATATCTTTTCATCAGAAGCCTTCTTAAATCAAGGCGCGCCTTTCTTTGTCGCGGTGTTAGCTTACGCTATTGGTAATCAGACCATTACCCAGCGCTTGTTCGCTATCGATAAAACCAAAATCAAAGCCACCTTTGTCACCGCTACCGTCGGTTATGCTGGTATCGTCATCGGCCTCGGTATGATTGGCCTTATGGCCTTAACTATCGGTATTGAGCCGTTAAATGGTGATATGAATAATCTAATCCCGCAAATGGTCAGTAGTTATTTGCACCCCATCTTTATTGCGTTATTCTTTATCTTAGTGATTGGTTCCTTATCCTCCACTGCTGACTCAGACTTATCAGCGCTATCAACCATTATGATGGCTGATGTCTACGGCAAAAACATCGCCAAAAAAGGCCAAGCAAAACCAAAAACCATGATGCTTGTTGGTCGCGGCACTATGATTGTCGCTACAGTTGCTGGCCTAATTTTTGCTAGCTTCAAGCTTGATATCTTGGTCATGTTAGTATTCGTTGGTGCTTTATGGGGCGCGGTAGTGTTCCCTGTCATTGCTAGTGTGTTCTGGGATCGCGTAACTAATGCCGCGTTTACCTCAGCGGTTATTGTCGCCTTAATATTCTTCTGTATCGCCCGTTTTGAGCTGATCCCTATCACCGGTATTAGTGCATTATTCTTCGAAACTATGGCCAGCGTTGGCGCGGCAGTGGTGATTGGCCTGATGGTCTTTGGCTTTTTGGGTCGCAAGGCTGGCATGGGCGCAGCCCTTATTACTTTAATTTTGATGTTGATATTTGCCACTGGCTTCTTACGTGATTATATGGTGCTGGTCGCCTCGTTAACTGCTTATGGCGTCAGTGCTATCGTTTGTACATTAGTGAGTCTCATGAGCAATGAGCGCTTCGAATTTGACTTGATCAAACAGCGCGTTGGCGACTACGATAAAAAAGCCAAACTACCGCAACCTTCAAAATCTTAA
- a CDS encoding putative transporter small subunit → MDNTFIYGLYILIWPAITLAVLVLICTATYRDIKKAKRNNKDIV, encoded by the coding sequence ATGGACAACACTTTTATCTATGGACTTTATATCCTAATATGGCCAGCTATTACCTTAGCCGTACTAGTATTGATTTGTACTGCGACCTATCGTGATATCAAAAAAGCCAAACGCAATAATAAGGATATTGTCTAA